CGCCGCACCGGCCGTACGGCCCTGGTGACGGACGGCGTCTCGACGCTCGGGCACGTCGTCGAGTCGCTCGGCGTGCCGCTCACCGAGGTGGGCGCCCTGCTGGTGTCCGGCGAACCGGTGCCCGTCTCGCACGTCCCGGCGGCCGGCGAGGAGATCGAGGTACGGGGCGTACGGCGCCCGCAGGAGGTGCCGGGCGCGCCGCTGCGGTTCCTGCTCGACGTCCATCTGGGCACGCTCGCCCGGCGGCTGCGGCTGCTGGGCATCGACGCGGCGTACGAGAGCGAGGACATCGGCGACGCCGCGCTGGCCGCCCAGTCGGCGCGGGAGCGGCGCGTGATGCTCTCCCGCGACCGGGGCCTGCTGCGCCGCCGCGAACTGTGGGCGGGGGCGTACGTGTACAGCCACCGGCCGGACGAGCAGCTGCGCGACGTGCTGGAGCGCTTCGCGCCCCGGCTGGCCCCGTGGACCCGCTGCACGGCCTGCAACGGCGTGCTGACCGAGGCGGACAAGGACGAGGTGCGCGAGCGGCTGGAGCACGGCACGCGGCGCACGTATGACGTGTTCGCCCGCTGCACGGCCTGCGACCGCGTGTACTGGCGCGGCGCCCACCACGCCCGGCTGGACGACATCGTCCGCACGGCCCTGCGCGACTTCGGCGGCGCCCCGGCCTGACCCGGCCTGACCCGGCGGCGACGCGCTCCGGCTACGGCCGCTCGGCCGTCAGGTACCGCTGGATCGTCGGGGCGAGCCAGGCGATGACCTCATCGCGCTCCATCGTGACGGCGGGCGGGAAGCGCAGCACGTACCGGGCGAGTGCCATGCCGAGTATCTGCGAGGCGACGAGCGCGGCCCGTCGCGGCACCTCGTCCGGGTCGGGGCAGACACCGGCCACGACCACCCCGAGGTTCGCCTTGAAGATCTCCCGCATGCGCTCGGCGCCCGCGTCGTTGGTGGCGCCGACGCGGAGCATGGCGGTCAGGGTCTCGTCGGACTCCCAGCGGTCGAGGAAGTGGCTGACGAGGACGGCCCCGATGTGCTGGGCCGGCACCGCGCTCAGGTTCGGTATCCGCAGGTCGATCTCGGAGGCGGCCACGAACAGCCCCTCCTTGTTGCCGTAGTAGCGCATCACCATCGACGGATCGATGCCCGCGTCACGGGCGATGGCCCGGATGGTGGCGCGCTCGTAGCCGTCCGCGGCGAACCGCTCGCGGGCCGCTTCGAGGATCGCGGCGCGGGTGGCGTCCGAGCGGCGCGGGGCGCGGCTCGGTGTCGTGACGGCTTCCTTCTCCATGCCAACGAATGTAGGCCAACAGGTGTTGACACGCCAGCCACCACGGGTCTAACTTTGCCTACAAGCGTTGACCAACATGCGTTGACCAACGGCCGTTGACCCAGCGTGGGTCGGCTTGAGGAGGCAGGCATGACCAGCACCGGCATGACCGACGAACCGAGCACCGACACCGGCACGCACACCCGGACCGCCCCGCACATCGACACGGACGTCGCCGTCGTGGGCGCGGGCCCGACCGGGCTGCTCCTCGCGGGCGACCTCGCCGAGGCCGGACTCCGCGTCACGCTCGTGGAGCGCCGCCCCCGCGCGGCCGGAAATCTGACGCGCGCCTTCGCCGTCCACGCGCGGACGCTGGAGGTGCTCGACGCCAGGGGCCTCGCGGACGAGCTGATAGCGACGGGTGGGACCGTGACGCGGCAGCGGCTGTTCGGCGGCGTCTCGTTGAGCCTTTCGGGGCTGCGCACCCGCTTCCCCCACATGCTCATCACGCCTCAGTACGAGGTGGAGCGGCTGTTGGAGCGCCGCGCCCGCGCGGCCGGGGTGGACTTCCGCCACGAGACGGCGCTGCGAGCCCTGCGCCAGGACGCCGAGGGCGTCACGGCCGAACTGGCCCCTGCCGGAAATGACGGCCCGGGGAAGGAAGGTCCCGGCGCGGGAGGCAGCGGCATACGGCTCCGCGCCCGCTATCTGGTCGGCACGGACGGGGTGCGCAGCACCGTCCGGGAGCAGCTGGGCCTGCCGTTCCCGGGGCGCTCGGTGGTCCGTTCCCTCGTTCTCGCGGACGTCCGTCTCACCGACCCGCCCCGGGAGGTGCCGACCGTGGACGGCACGGGCGACACGTTCGCCTTCATCGCCCCGTTCGGGGACGGCTGGTATCGCGTGATGGGCTGGGACCGGCACCGCCAGTTGCCGGACGACGCGCCCGTCGAGCTGGACGAGATCCGCGACATCACGCGCCGCTCGCTCGGCTCGGACCACGGGATGCGGGACGCCCGCTGGCTCTCCCGCTTCCACAGCGACGAACGCCAGTCGCCCGCGTACCGCGTGGGGCGCGTGCTGCTCGCCGGGGACGCGGCGCATGTCCACTCCCCCGCCGGGGGCCAGGGTATGAACACGGGTCTCCAGGACGCCGCCAACCTCTCCTGGAAGCTCGCCGCCGTCCTGCGCGGCGACTCGGGCGATCCGGCGGCGCTGCTCGACAGCTACCACGCCGAGCGGCACCCGGTCGGCACGGCCGTCCTCCGGAGCAGCGGGGTGATCATCCGTCTCGCCATGGTCCGCACACCGCTCGGCCGCGCCGCCCGCGCCGCGGTCGCCCGCCTGGTCTCCACGGGTCCGGTCTCCGCCCGGGTGACCGGCAGGCTCAGCGGGATCGGCATCTCGTACCCGGCCCCGCGGGGTGCCCACCGGCTGGTGGGCCGTCGGGCACCGGACCTGTCGCTCACCGAGGGCCGCCTGTACGAGCTGCTGCGTCGGGGCACGTTCGTCCTGGTCGCCCCAAGGGGTGCCGAGCCGACCGCCCCGGAGATCACCACTGCGCCCGGCAAGGTCGTGCGGACCACATGGGCGAACGACTCCCGCCGCACCGCCCTGCTGATCCGCCCCGACGGCCACATAGCCTGGGCCCACGACTGAGCCCGGGACGGCACCGCCGTGACCAGGCCCGGCACCGACCGGCAGCACGGCGTGCACGGCACGGCGGGACGGACAGCACGGCGACACGGCGGGCCCGTCAGGCCCGGCCCGCGGGGACGGACGCACCGCACGGCACGTACAGCCCACCCAGCAGGCAGACAGGCACGGCACGCACGACAGGCGCCACCAGCTTGCCTCGGGCAATGATCATGTACACCCCACACGGCCGGGCGAGCGCGCCTATGCTGACGGCGTACCGCTCGCCGTCGCCCGAGGAGCATGCCGACCATGACCGCCGCCGCACTGCCCGTCGCCGTCGTCACAGGAGCCAGCAGCGGCATCGGAGCCGCGACCGCGCGCCACCTGGCCGAGGCCGGGCACCACGTCGTGCTCACCGCGCGCCGCAAGGACCGCGTCGAGGCCCTGGCCGCCGAGCTGACCGAGGCCGGGCACCAGGCGACGGCGTACGCGCTCGATGTCACCGACCGCCCGGCCGTGGACGCCTTCGCGGCCTCCCTCGACCGCTGCGACGTGCTGGTCAACAACGCGGGCGGCGCGCTCGGCGCCGACCCGGTCGCGACGGGCGACCCCGAGGACTGGCGCCGCATGTACGACGTGAACGTCCTCGGCACGCTCCACATGACGCAGGCGCTGCTGCCCGCGCTCACCGCGAGCGGCGCGGGCACGGTCGTCGTGGTCTCCTCCACGGCAGGCCACGCCACGTACGAGGGCGGCGCGGGCTATGTCGCCGCGAAGAACGGCGCCCGGGTCCTCGCGGAGACGCTGCGGCTGGAGATCGTCGGCACGCCGGTCCGGGTCATCGAGGTGGCGCCCGGCATGGTGAAGACGGAGGAGTTCGCCACGACCCGGTTCCGGGGCGACACGGAGCGGGCGGCGAAGGTCTACGAGGGCGTGCCCGACCCGCTGTCGGCCGACGACGTGGCCGACACGATCGCCTGGGCCGTGACCCGCCCGCCGCACGTCAACATCGACCTGCTCGTGGTCCGCCCCCGCGCCCAGGCGTCGAACCACAAGGTGCACCGGGAGAGCTGACGTGCCGGAAGGGGGCCGGTCCGCCCCAGCCGGTCCAGCCCCCCCGCCCTCAGCCCCGCCTCAGGCTCCGGCCCCCGCCCTCAGCCCTTCACGCAGATGACCTGCTTGAGCTTCGCCACGACCTCCACCAGGTCGCGCTGCTGGTCGATGACCTGCTCGATCGGCTTGTACGCGGCGGGGATCTCGTCCACGACCCCGGAGTCCTTGCGGCACTCCACGCCCCGCGTCTGCTCCTCCAGGTCCCGCGTGGAGAACCGG
This genomic window from Streptomyces thermolilacinus SPC6 contains:
- a CDS encoding Mut7-C RNAse domain-containing protein; the encoded protein is MNGPEIHISFAPELGLFVPAPRRTGRTALVTDGVSTLGHVVESLGVPLTEVGALLVSGEPVPVSHVPAAGEEIEVRGVRRPQEVPGAPLRFLLDVHLGTLARRLRLLGIDAAYESEDIGDAALAAQSARERRVMLSRDRGLLRRRELWAGAYVYSHRPDEQLRDVLERFAPRLAPWTRCTACNGVLTEADKDEVRERLEHGTRRTYDVFARCTACDRVYWRGAHHARLDDIVRTALRDFGGAPA
- a CDS encoding TetR/AcrR family transcriptional regulator encodes the protein MEKEAVTTPSRAPRRSDATRAAILEAARERFAADGYERATIRAIARDAGIDPSMVMRYYGNKEGLFVAASEIDLRIPNLSAVPAQHIGAVLVSHFLDRWESDETLTAMLRVGATNDAGAERMREIFKANLGVVVAGVCPDPDEVPRRAALVASQILGMALARYVLRFPPAVTMERDEVIAWLAPTIQRYLTAERP
- a CDS encoding FAD-dependent oxidoreductase; translated protein: MTSTGMTDEPSTDTGTHTRTAPHIDTDVAVVGAGPTGLLLAGDLAEAGLRVTLVERRPRAAGNLTRAFAVHARTLEVLDARGLADELIATGGTVTRQRLFGGVSLSLSGLRTRFPHMLITPQYEVERLLERRARAAGVDFRHETALRALRQDAEGVTAELAPAGNDGPGKEGPGAGGSGIRLRARYLVGTDGVRSTVREQLGLPFPGRSVVRSLVLADVRLTDPPREVPTVDGTGDTFAFIAPFGDGWYRVMGWDRHRQLPDDAPVELDEIRDITRRSLGSDHGMRDARWLSRFHSDERQSPAYRVGRVLLAGDAAHVHSPAGGQGMNTGLQDAANLSWKLAAVLRGDSGDPAALLDSYHAERHPVGTAVLRSSGVIIRLAMVRTPLGRAARAAVARLVSTGPVSARVTGRLSGIGISYPAPRGAHRLVGRRAPDLSLTEGRLYELLRRGTFVLVAPRGAEPTAPEITTAPGKVVRTTWANDSRRTALLIRPDGHIAWAHD
- a CDS encoding SDR family NAD(P)-dependent oxidoreductase, whose product is MTAAALPVAVVTGASSGIGAATARHLAEAGHHVVLTARRKDRVEALAAELTEAGHQATAYALDVTDRPAVDAFAASLDRCDVLVNNAGGALGADPVATGDPEDWRRMYDVNVLGTLHMTQALLPALTASGAGTVVVVSSTAGHATYEGGAGYVAAKNGARVLAETLRLEIVGTPVRVIEVAPGMVKTEEFATTRFRGDTERAAKVYEGVPDPLSADDVADTIAWAVTRPPHVNIDLLVVRPRAQASNHKVHRES